From Halorussus lipolyticus:
GCGAACGCCGCGGTCGGCACCAGCAAATCGAAGTGGTAGTAGGGGCCGAGCGTATCCACGAGGCCGTCGTCGGGAACTTCGAGCGCGCCCAAGACGTTCAAATTGCCCCAGAAGTAGACGTTGCCGACGACGACCGAGACGAACAGGCCGGCCAGAATCGCCGTCGCCTGCGCGTCGGTGAAGTCGGCCGACCAGTCGGCGGGCCGGAGTCCCGCGCGTCGGAGGAACGCGCCGACTCCGAGGACAGCGAGGAGCGTCCCGACCGGCCCGCCGACCACCCACTCGGTGAACAACAGCGTTACGACCTCGGCGTTCGCCCGGAGCGCCAGCGCCGGGGTGTAGTCCCGCGCGTAGCCCAGAATCTCGCGGTGGCCGAACCCCAGACCGTCGTGGGGCGCGAACGCGGCGTAGGGGAAGGTGAACGCCGAACCGGTCATCATCGCGTTGTAGCCGAGCGCGGCCGCCACCCCGACCAGTCCCCCGAGCGCGGTCAGCGAAAGCCGAGTCAGGCGTTTCGCCGAGGGACCGGCCCACAGCGAGTAGCCCGCGTGGGCGATGAACGGCGTTGCGAACAGGACCGCGGTGTAGGGCCGCGCGAAGAACGCCGCGCCGACGGCGAGGCCCGCCAACAGGGCGTAGCCTTGCATCTCCCGACCGGTACTGTCGTCTGCCTCCCGCCGGGCCGACCGGAGGTAGGCGAACGCGAACAGGAGGTTCCAGAGCGTCGTCGGCGCGTAGGGCAGGAACACCGACGAGTCGACGAGGAACAGCGGCGAGGCGAGCAGAAAGGTGCCGGCGAGCAGACCGGTCCGCCTGTCGAAGGCCTCGGTAGCGACGGCCACGGTCAGCGCCACGTTGCCGACAGCAATCAGAGCGAGCGAGAGCCGAAATCCGCCCAGAAGCTTCCCGACCGCGAACATCGCGGCCGGAACCGGCGCGTACTTGGGATACATCGACGCACCGTCTCGGACGAAGAACCACGGCCGGAAGGCCTCGGGGACCGGCGGCGCAATCGAAAACTGGCCCTCCAACAGCATCGCGGACTGCTGGAGATAGACCGCCTCGTCGTGGTTGGTCGTGTGGTACGGGAACAGTTCTGTCGCAATCAGCAGGACGACCCCGCCCGCGAACAGCGACAGGACCGCCGAAAAGAGCCGAAACCGCCGCCGATTCATCGGTTCATCGAGGACGCGCAGACTCGGAAACCCGGTCGGTTATCGACTCGTCGTCGCCGTCGTCCTCCGGCGGGTACCACGCCAGCGTGTGGTCGGCGTCCAACTCGACCCGGACCGGTTTGCCGATGTCTAACTCCTTGACGTGGTTGTGCTGGCAGTGAACCAAGTCGCCGTTTTCGAGTTCGACCCGGTAGACGAAGGAGGGGCCGGTGTACTGGCGGTGGACGATGTGGCCGTCTGCCTCCGCTTCGTCCACGACGGTCGCTCGCAGGTCGTCGGGCCGGACCAACACGTCGAGGTCGGTGCCCGCGTACTCGGTCGTCAGGCCGTTGAGGCGCTGTGGCGCGAAGTTCCCGATTGGCGTCACGACCGTCCCCTCCTCGTGCCACGCCGAGAGGAACCCGGCCTGCCCGAGGAAGGAGGCCACGAACCGGGATTCGGGATGCTCGAAGACGGTCTCGGGCGTATCGACCTGCTCGACCTGCCCGTCGTTCATCACGGCCACCCGGTCGGAAATCGAGAGGGCCTCCTCTTGGTCGTGGGTGACCGAGACGGCGGTCACGCCCGCCTCCTTCAGAATCTGGCGGACCTCCTCGCGCATCTCGACTCGGAGTCGCACGTCGAGGTTCGAGAAGGGTTCGTCAAGCAGGAGAATCTCGGGTTCCGGCGCGAGCGACCGAGCGAGGGCAACGCGCTGTTGCTGGCCGCCCGACAACTCGTCGGGCGTGGCCTCGCGGTGGCCCGAGAGGTCCACGAGTTCGAGGAGTTCGTCCACGCGGCGTTCGGTCTCGTCGTCGTCGGCCTCGGTGAGGCCGAACGCGACGTTCTCGGCGACCGTGAGGTGCGGGAACAGCGCGAAGTCCTGAAAGACCAGTCCCACGTCTCGGTCCTCTGGTTTGACGAACTGGGATTCGTCGGCCACCACGTCGCCACCGAGACGGACCTCGCCGCCGTCGGGGCGTTCGAGGCCCGCCATCATCCGGAGCGTCGTGGTCTTGCCGCACCCCGAGGGGCCGAGCAGAGTCAGTAGTTCCCCCTCGCGGACCGACAGCGAGAGCGAATCGACCGCGGTCTCCGCGGCGTACTCTTTGACCACGCCGTCGAGTTCCAGCACCGTCTCGTGGTCGGTGTCGTCGCTCTCTCGTCGCGCTTCGGCGGCGGCCGCGGGTTCTGAGTCGATTCCGTCCATCGTTTTGGAGTCGTCGTGTAGCAGTTCTCTAGGCATCGTTCTCTCCTTTCTGACTGACGAGGCTCCCGTCCTGCTTGAGTAGCACCAGCATCGAGAGCGCCGAGACGGCCACGAGGACGAGCGCGGGGACCGCGGCCTGCCCGTAGTACCCCGCGTCCTGCACTCGCCAGATGTAGGTGACGAGGGTTTCAAAACCTGTCGGACGCACCAGCAGGGTCGCGGGTAGTTCCTTCATCGTTGTCAGGAACACCAGCGCCGCGCCCGCCACCACGCCGGGTTTGACCAGCGGGAAGGTCACCCGCCGGAAGGCGGATTTCGGCGTCTCGCCGAGCGTTCGGGCGGCCTCGGTGAGTTTGGGGTCAACCTGAAGCACCGACGAGCGAATCGCGCCGACGGCTTGGGGCAGGAACCGGACCACGTAGGCGAACACCAGCAGAGGGACGGTCTGGTAGACCGCCGGGGCGTTCGCCGACGCGAAGTAGACCAGCGCGAGGCCCAGCACGACGCCGGGAGTCGCGTAGCCGACGTAGCTCAGGCGCTCGAACAGCGTGGCGAGTCGGGAGTCCGAGCGTCCCGAGAAGTACGCCACCGGGAGCGCGCCGAGGGTCGCGGCCACCGCGGCCAGCCCAGCGACCCACACCGAGTTCAGGCCGAAGTATAGCTGGAACTCGAAGCCGCCGCCGGTGTAGCCCGGTCCGCTCCGGGTCAGCCACATGAACAGAATGCCGACCGGCACGGCCAGACAGAGCGCGGCGACCAGCGCGCAGAACAGGAGCGCCGGAACCTTCCAGAGGCCAAGCGAGATACGGACCGACCCCGACCCGCGAGAGACGTGCGCGCCCTCCTCGCTGTCGGCGATGCGGTTCTCCAGCGCGAGGATGACCGCCGCGAGTCCGAGGAGTTGGAGCGACAGCAGGGCCGCGAAGTTCTGTTGCCACATGCTGACGTAGATTTTCCGGGTGAACACGTCGAAGTGCATGATGGCGGGAGTACCAAAATCTGAGAGGGCGTAGAGCGCGACCAGCAGACTCCCGGCGGCGATGCCGGGCGCGATTTGGGGCAGGGTCACCTTCCGGAATGCGGCCCAGCGCCCGTGGTTCAGCGTCCGGGCGGCCTCCATCAGCGTCCCGTCGAACGAGAGCAGAGAGGCCCGAGTCGTCAGGAACACGTAGGGGTAGGTGAACAGCGTGAGGACTAGTATCGCGCCTTCGACGCCGTAAATCGTCGGAATCTCAGAGATGCCGAGCGGCGCGAGTAAGTTCGAGAGGACGCCGTGGGGACCGAACGCCGAGACGAACGCGAACGCGCCGA
This genomic window contains:
- a CDS encoding ABC transporter ATP-binding protein, with the protein product MPRELLHDDSKTMDGIDSEPAAAAEARRESDDTDHETVLELDGVVKEYAAETAVDSLSLSVREGELLTLLGPSGCGKTTTLRMMAGLERPDGGEVRLGGDVVADESQFVKPEDRDVGLVFQDFALFPHLTVAENVAFGLTEADDDETERRVDELLELVDLSGHREATPDELSGGQQQRVALARSLAPEPEILLLDEPFSNLDVRLRVEMREEVRQILKEAGVTAVSVTHDQEEALSISDRVAVMNDGQVEQVDTPETVFEHPESRFVASFLGQAGFLSAWHEEGTVVTPIGNFAPQRLNGLTTEYAGTDLDVLVRPDDLRATVVDEAEADGHIVHRQYTGPSFVYRVELENGDLVHCQHNHVKELDIGKPVRVELDADHTLAWYPPEDDGDDESITDRVSESARPR
- a CDS encoding ArnT family glycosyltransferase — its product is MNRRRFRLFSAVLSLFAGGVVLLIATELFPYHTTNHDEAVYLQQSAMLLEGQFSIAPPVPEAFRPWFFVRDGASMYPKYAPVPAAMFAVGKLLGGFRLSLALIAVGNVALTVAVATEAFDRRTGLLAGTFLLASPLFLVDSSVFLPYAPTTLWNLLFAFAYLRSARREADDSTGREMQGYALLAGLAVGAAFFARPYTAVLFATPFIAHAGYSLWAGPSAKRLTRLSLTALGGLVGVAAALGYNAMMTGSAFTFPYAAFAPHDGLGFGHREILGYARDYTPALALRANAEVVTLLFTEWVVGGPVGTLLAVLGVGAFLRRAGLRPADWSADFTDAQATAILAGLFVSVVVGNVYFWGNLNVLGALEVPDDGLVDTLGPYYHFDLLVPTAAFAASAALRGIDRAGELASDRFGASRPRQVAVGVALVGMLVISGATAGVLAGPVSEHAEITAEYEDAYQPFEERNLSDAVVFLPTPYGDWLNHPFQVLRNDPGFDGDVVYALDGEESLRVATAYPDRTYYRYVYRGEWAPYTGESVEPALQRVRVVRSEAIALDATLGVPDRATGVSARLSTGGESAYYGVNGTLGNGTAGNVSVGLRVANGTARLAGPGVAAVGENASVSVGPEDEIVVQVFVSDAGSGFSYRLELPVRQANGTLAALSPAREVCLVARNCNGAAAYVPDAVPEYAGMETRLRAVNSSPNKSVSGRNDGNSTARATLRPQLATDTQS
- a CDS encoding ABC transporter permease → MAVSDRLRGLATRLADDDEESPSIGLVLLAGSVSAAVAFPVAWLVLRSLEIGFERAVELLAQPTTVEVLTNSVALVAGVTLGSVLIGVPLAVLTVQTDLPFRRFWTVLASLPLVVPSYIGAFAFVSAFGPHGVLSNLLAPLGISEIPTIYGVEGAILVLTLFTYPYVFLTTRASLLSFDGTLMEAARTLNHGRWAAFRKVTLPQIAPGIAAGSLLVALYALSDFGTPAIMHFDVFTRKIYVSMWQQNFAALLSLQLLGLAAVILALENRIADSEEGAHVSRGSGSVRISLGLWKVPALLFCALVAALCLAVPVGILFMWLTRSGPGYTGGGFEFQLYFGLNSVWVAGLAAVAATLGALPVAYFSGRSDSRLATLFERLSYVGYATPGVVLGLALVYFASANAPAVYQTVPLLVFAYVVRFLPQAVGAIRSSVLQVDPKLTEAARTLGETPKSAFRRVTFPLVKPGVVAGAALVFLTTMKELPATLLVRPTGFETLVTYIWRVQDAGYYGQAAVPALVLVAVSALSMLVLLKQDGSLVSQKGENDA